From Rhodococcus sp. B7740, one genomic window encodes:
- a CDS encoding catalase: MTKPITNKPTTSNSGIPVPSDDQSLTAGTQGPILLHDHYLIEKMAQFNRERVPERVVHAKGAGAFGELEITGDISKYTKAKALQPGAKTEMLARFSTVAGEQGSPDTWRDPRGFSLKFYTEEGNWDLVGNNTPIFFVKDPIKFQDFIRSQKRMPDSGLRDNNMQWDFWTLSPESAHQVTWLMGDRGIPKSFRHMDGFGSHTYQLIAEDGTKTWVKFHFKTDQGIDYLTQDKADEVAGTSPDHHRQDLFGSINNGDFPSWTLKVQLMPYDEAENYKYNPFDLTKVWSQKDYPLIEVGKMTLNRNPENFFAQIEQSSFEPSNTVPGIGFSPDKMLLGRVFSYADAHRYRIGANYAQLPVNAPKSEVNSYSKDGNMRYSFNSPETPVYAPNSFGGPSADTNKYGDDGAWDFEPRFVRTGYIEHPEDGDFVQAGALVREVMDDAQRERLVGNIVGHVLNGVSEPVLSRVFEYWTNVDADLGKKVEEGVRSQQNETAPTTGAGAVDDPADEAAKV, translated from the coding sequence ATGACCAAGCCGATCACCAACAAACCGACTACCAGCAACTCGGGAATTCCCGTGCCCAGCGACGATCAGTCGCTGACCGCCGGAACGCAGGGTCCGATTCTTCTGCACGATCACTACCTCATCGAGAAGATGGCGCAGTTCAACCGTGAGCGGGTCCCGGAGCGCGTCGTGCACGCCAAGGGCGCAGGCGCGTTCGGTGAACTCGAGATCACCGGAGACATCAGCAAGTACACCAAGGCGAAGGCGCTGCAGCCCGGTGCCAAGACCGAGATGCTGGCGCGCTTCTCCACCGTCGCCGGCGAGCAGGGCAGCCCCGACACCTGGCGCGACCCGCGTGGCTTCTCGCTCAAGTTCTACACCGAGGAAGGCAACTGGGACCTGGTCGGCAACAACACCCCGATCTTCTTCGTCAAGGACCCGATCAAGTTCCAGGACTTCATCCGCAGCCAGAAGCGCATGCCCGACTCCGGTCTGCGTGACAACAACATGCAGTGGGACTTCTGGACCCTTTCGCCCGAGTCGGCACACCAGGTGACATGGCTCATGGGTGACCGCGGCATCCCCAAGTCGTTCCGCCACATGGACGGATTCGGCTCGCACACCTACCAGCTCATCGCCGAGGACGGCACGAAGACCTGGGTGAAGTTCCACTTCAAGACCGACCAGGGGATCGACTACCTGACACAGGACAAGGCGGACGAGGTCGCGGGCACGTCGCCCGACCATCACCGTCAGGACCTGTTCGGATCCATCAATAACGGCGACTTCCCCAGCTGGACCCTCAAGGTCCAGCTCATGCCGTACGACGAGGCCGAGAACTACAAGTACAACCCGTTCGACCTCACCAAGGTCTGGTCGCAGAAGGACTACCCGCTGATCGAGGTCGGCAAGATGACCTTGAACCGCAACCCGGAGAACTTCTTCGCGCAGATCGAGCAGAGCTCGTTCGAGCCGTCCAACACCGTGCCCGGCATCGGCTTCAGCCCCGACAAGATGCTGCTCGGACGCGTCTTCTCCTACGCCGACGCGCACCGGTACCGCATCGGAGCGAACTACGCGCAGCTGCCGGTCAACGCCCCGAAGTCCGAGGTCAACTCGTACTCCAAGGACGGCAACATGCGGTACTCGTTCAACTCTCCGGAGACGCCCGTCTACGCGCCGAACTCGTTCGGCGGCCCGTCGGCGGACACGAACAAGTACGGCGACGACGGAGCGTGGGACTTCGAGCCTCGTTTCGTGCGTACCGGGTACATCGAGCACCCCGAAGACGGCGACTTCGTGCAGGCCGGAGCCTTGGTCCGCGAGGTCATGGACGACGCGCAGCGTGAGCGTCTCGTCGGAAACATCGTCGGACACGTCCTCAACGGCGTGAGCGAGCCCGTTCTGAGCCGGGTGTTCGAGTACTGGACCAATGTCGATGCCGACCTCGGCAAGAAGGTCGAGGAAGGCGTTCGGTCGCAGCAGAACGAGACCGCACCGACCACCGGTGCAGGCGCAGTCGACGATCCTGCCGACGAGGCCGCCAAGGTCTGA
- a CDS encoding glycoside hydrolase family 15 protein translates to MNDFRKPYPRVDGYVAIESYGAIGDGRTVAMIADDGRIDWFPVPNLDSPPPFAALLDAPHGGYIELTPVEEFTVQRKFVPGTNVLSTTFRTDSGSVRITDSLNTGVAGRLPWVELARRVEGLDGTVELRWSVAPGTMLGIASPWAYDTEHGTVLRVDGLTLAVRTLGIENVRVADRDIGGVVSTQPGSRHVLGVVGTENEPLPLPDPQHLDEGIDRTIDNWRVWSDEFSYEGPWAEHVARSALALKLLLHSPSGAIAAAATTSLPENRTGGKNWDYRYAWVRDAAYTIRALQRFGLREEIHAAVAWLLRVIRVNDPLVNVFYTLGGELPGGTEQPDVPGWRGIGPVVNGNAAADQLQLMIFGDLFSIIRQYVDAGNILDAQTGRLLATIADEACDSWQRKDAGIWELEDEQHYTSSKLGCWQALDCAVHLAEAGEIPGIPDRWKAERERIRHYVESECWSDERQAYLAYPGADGLDASVLLAAEMDFDRGERLSSTIDALVEELGAGPLMYRYSGVSEEEVTFVACAFWRVSALSCVGRDDEATALMDQLVELSNDVGLYSEMIDASDGSFLGNFPQGLSHLALVNAALTIARSHDATA, encoded by the coding sequence TTGAACGACTTCCGAAAGCCGTACCCCCGGGTTGACGGTTATGTCGCCATCGAAAGTTACGGAGCCATCGGCGACGGCCGAACCGTGGCGATGATCGCCGACGACGGCCGCATCGACTGGTTTCCGGTGCCCAACCTCGACTCGCCGCCGCCGTTCGCAGCATTGCTCGACGCGCCACACGGCGGCTACATCGAACTGACGCCCGTGGAAGAGTTCACCGTCCAACGCAAATTCGTCCCAGGGACAAACGTTCTGAGTACCACGTTCCGCACCGACTCCGGTTCCGTGCGCATCACCGACTCGTTGAACACCGGGGTCGCCGGCCGGCTCCCGTGGGTGGAGTTGGCCCGTCGCGTCGAGGGTCTCGACGGCACCGTCGAGCTGAGGTGGTCCGTCGCGCCGGGCACCATGCTCGGCATCGCGTCGCCGTGGGCGTACGACACCGAGCACGGCACCGTCCTGCGGGTCGACGGATTGACCTTGGCGGTGCGGACTCTGGGCATCGAGAACGTGCGCGTGGCCGACCGCGACATCGGTGGGGTCGTCAGCACGCAACCGGGTTCTCGGCATGTGCTGGGTGTGGTGGGCACGGAGAACGAGCCGCTGCCGTTGCCCGATCCGCAGCATCTCGACGAGGGGATCGACCGGACCATCGACAACTGGCGTGTGTGGTCCGACGAGTTCTCGTACGAGGGTCCGTGGGCAGAGCATGTGGCTCGCAGCGCGCTGGCCCTTAAACTGTTGCTGCACAGTCCGTCCGGTGCCATCGCCGCCGCCGCGACAACCTCGCTACCCGAGAACCGGACCGGTGGCAAGAACTGGGACTACCGCTACGCCTGGGTTCGCGACGCCGCGTACACCATTCGCGCTCTGCAACGGTTCGGTCTCCGTGAGGAGATCCACGCCGCGGTGGCGTGGCTGCTGAGGGTCATCCGTGTCAACGATCCGTTGGTCAACGTCTTCTACACCCTCGGCGGTGAATTGCCCGGTGGCACCGAACAACCCGACGTTCCCGGTTGGCGGGGCATCGGGCCGGTGGTCAACGGAAACGCCGCGGCGGACCAGCTGCAGTTGATGATCTTCGGTGACCTGTTCTCGATCATCCGGCAGTACGTCGACGCAGGAAACATCCTCGATGCGCAGACCGGTCGGCTGCTCGCGACCATCGCCGACGAGGCGTGTGATTCGTGGCAGCGCAAGGACGCCGGGATCTGGGAGCTCGAGGACGAACAGCACTACACCAGTTCCAAACTGGGCTGTTGGCAAGCGCTGGACTGCGCGGTGCACCTGGCCGAAGCAGGGGAGATCCCGGGCATACCCGATCGGTGGAAGGCGGAGAGAGAACGCATCCGCCACTACGTCGAATCCGAATGCTGGTCGGACGAGCGCCAGGCCTATCTCGCGTACCCGGGTGCGGACGGCCTCGACGCGTCGGTGCTGCTGGCAGCCGAGATGGATTTCGATCGTGGAGAACGTCTTTCGTCCACCATCGATGCTCTCGTCGAAGAACTCGGTGCCGGACCGCTGATGTATCGATACAGCGGGGTGTCCGAGGAAGAAGTGACCTTCGTGGCCTGCGCCTTCTGGCGGGTGTCGGCGCTCTCCTGCGTCGGCCGAGACGACGAAGCCACAGCCCTGATGGACCAGCTGGTCGAGCTCTCGAACGACGTGGGGTTGTACAGCGAAATGATCGATGCTTCGGATGGATCGTTTCTGGGTAACTTCCCGCAGGGCTTGAGCCACCTGGCCCTGGTGAATGCGGCGCTGACCATCGCGCGCTCGCACGACGCCACAGCCTGA
- a CDS encoding Dps family protein, with amino-acid sequence MTNPITSTLDAGQQKIAGDALQGTVVDLIDLSLIAKQAHWNVIGKNFRSVHLELDELVTAAREFTDQAAERATAIGVSPDGRAATVSSTAGTKGFGAGWTQDSEVVPAVVDNIAAVVERLRGRIADTGEADPVTQDLLIGITARLEQLHWMWQAQAS; translated from the coding sequence ATGACGAACCCCATCACCAGTACCCTCGACGCAGGTCAGCAGAAGATCGCCGGCGACGCACTCCAGGGAACCGTGGTCGATCTCATCGACCTCTCGCTGATCGCGAAGCAGGCGCACTGGAACGTGATCGGTAAGAACTTCCGGTCGGTGCACCTCGAACTCGACGAGTTGGTCACGGCCGCACGTGAATTCACCGATCAGGCCGCCGAGCGCGCCACCGCCATCGGGGTCAGCCCCGACGGCCGCGCAGCCACCGTCTCCTCGACGGCGGGCACCAAGGGCTTCGGTGCCGGGTGGACTCAGGACAGCGAGGTCGTCCCCGCTGTCGTCGACAACATCGCTGCGGTCGTCGAACGTCTTCGCGGACGCATCGCCGACACCGGCGAAGCCGATCCGGTGACCCAGGACCTACTCATCGGCATCACAGCTCGGCTCGAGCAGCTGCACTGGATGTGGCAGGCCCAGGCCAGCTGA
- a CDS encoding SDR family NAD(P)-dependent oxidoreductase, producing the protein MDLGIDGRTALVTGADSGIGWHTAKMLLAEGVRVVISDKDQDSLDAAAAELAAAEGRLFAFAADVTDTEAVEKLAVQTQKAVGDIDILVQSSGVTGAQGLFHEIDEEGWRSTLDIDLMGPVRLLRAFLPALRRGGWGRIVLLTSEDAVQPYDDELPYCSAKAGVLALAKGLSRSYASEGLLVNAVSPAFIHTPMTDAMMDKRAEEKGTDRDGAVESFLDEERPYMELGRRGEPEEVASVITFLCSDRASFVNGSNYRVDAGSVATI; encoded by the coding sequence ATGGATCTGGGAATCGACGGCAGAACAGCGCTGGTGACCGGGGCCGACTCCGGCATCGGTTGGCACACGGCGAAAATGCTGTTGGCCGAGGGCGTTCGGGTCGTCATCAGCGACAAGGATCAGGACTCGCTCGACGCCGCCGCGGCCGAACTCGCGGCAGCGGAGGGCCGGTTGTTCGCGTTCGCTGCGGACGTGACCGACACCGAGGCCGTCGAGAAATTGGCAGTACAGACGCAGAAGGCAGTGGGCGACATCGACATTCTCGTTCAGTCCTCGGGCGTGACCGGAGCGCAGGGACTGTTCCACGAGATCGACGAGGAAGGGTGGCGGTCCACCCTCGACATCGACCTGATGGGCCCGGTCCGCCTGCTACGGGCATTTCTGCCTGCGCTACGCCGCGGCGGTTGGGGACGCATCGTGCTGTTGACGTCGGAGGATGCCGTGCAGCCCTACGACGACGAATTACCTTATTGCTCGGCCAAAGCCGGGGTTCTGGCTCTGGCCAAGGGCCTCTCGCGCAGCTACGCGTCGGAGGGACTACTGGTCAACGCCGTCTCTCCCGCGTTCATCCACACCCCGATGACCGACGCGATGATGGACAAACGCGCCGAGGAGAAGGGCACCGACCGCGACGGTGCCGTCGAGAGCTTCCTCGACGAGGAGCGTCCGTACATGGAACTCGGACGTCGAGGCGAGCCCGAGGAAGTCGCCTCGGTGATCACCTTCCTGTGCTCGGACCGCGCCAGCTTCGTCAACGGATCGAACTACCGAGTCGACGCCGGCTCCGTCGCAACTATCTAG
- a CDS encoding HAD family hydrolase, producing the protein MPVPTPTVGAVLLDIDGTLVDSNYVHVDAWSRAFREAGHEVPSWRVHRSIGMDGSKLLETLVGSSDSALAQEAKKLHGEYYAEASSDLEVLPGARELLADLSTRGVTVVLATSAPESELSTLRDLLDVEDSVAVVTSGEDAEVAKPEPDIIAVALERAGVEAVDAVMVGDSVWDIESAGRAGVRAIGVLSGGISRSELLDAGAAAVFDDPADLLEHVESSPIFAGKACA; encoded by the coding sequence ATGCCTGTCCCCACACCGACTGTCGGTGCAGTTCTGCTCGACATCGACGGCACCCTCGTCGATTCCAACTACGTGCACGTCGACGCCTGGTCGCGTGCGTTTCGTGAGGCGGGCCACGAAGTGCCGTCGTGGCGTGTTCATCGAAGCATCGGCATGGACGGGTCGAAGTTGCTGGAGACACTCGTCGGCTCGTCCGACAGTGCACTGGCGCAGGAAGCGAAGAAGCTGCACGGCGAGTACTACGCCGAGGCCTCGTCCGATCTCGAAGTGCTACCGGGTGCCCGGGAACTGTTGGCGGACTTGAGTACCCGTGGAGTGACCGTGGTGCTCGCAACATCGGCTCCCGAGAGCGAACTGTCGACGTTGCGAGATCTGTTGGACGTCGAGGATTCGGTTGCTGTCGTCACGTCCGGTGAGGACGCAGAGGTCGCCAAGCCGGAGCCCGACATCATCGCGGTGGCTCTGGAACGGGCAGGCGTCGAGGCTGTCGACGCGGTGATGGTCGGCGACAGTGTGTGGGACATCGAGTCGGCCGGGCGCGCGGGCGTACGCGCCATCGGCGTGTTGAGCGGCGGAATCTCGCGCAGCGAATTGCTCGACGCGGGCGCGGCAGCGGTGTTCGACGACCCGGCCGATCTGCTCGAGCACGTCGAGAGCAGCCCGATCTTCGCTGGAAAGGCATGTGCTTGA